A stretch of Crossiella cryophila DNA encodes these proteins:
- a CDS encoding FAD-dependent oxidoreductase, whose translation MDRRGFLRLAGIGAAALATGACGSGETAPISTTTSGSAPPPPGSTGPPPPPDWAGLRGKVSLLLPSDPEFGNAWSPFNSALSPAPPAALARCGTPEQVQACLDVVRRAKLPVAARSGGHSYAGYSAPAGGLVLDVSPMNAVRVRPDGTVSIGAGAKLADVYTALARAGRALPAGSCPSVGIAGLTLGGGIGVLARKFGLTCDHLRSAQVVLPDGSLRTASADSEQELFWALRGGGGGNLAVVTQFEFGTVPAPGLTVFSLRFPAGSGAAVLGAWQDWITTAAPELWSICHLLGGAPPVPVVAGCYVGGAAGLNPLLDRLISASGARPGQRLVQPKGYLDAMRHFAGSGGGRREGFAAASRIMEHKITGLDQVVGQIQGRKMDLLFDGLGGAVGDVGVADTAFPHRKALASVQIYAPAERADAARQTSAVTDVQTALPGLVGKGSYVNYLDPAQRDWAQAYYGPNLARLRAAAARYDPDGVFRFAQGLTS comes from the coding sequence ATGGACCGTCGTGGATTCCTGCGGCTGGCCGGGATCGGCGCCGCGGCACTGGCCACCGGCGCGTGCGGCAGCGGTGAGACCGCCCCGATCAGCACCACCACCAGTGGCAGCGCGCCGCCCCCGCCCGGCAGCACCGGCCCGCCCCCGCCGCCGGACTGGGCGGGTCTGCGCGGCAAGGTCAGCCTGCTGCTGCCCTCGGACCCGGAGTTCGGCAACGCCTGGTCCCCGTTCAACTCCGCGCTCAGCCCGGCCCCGCCCGCCGCGCTGGCCCGCTGCGGCACCCCCGAGCAGGTGCAGGCCTGCCTGGACGTGGTCCGCCGGGCCAAGCTCCCGGTGGCCGCGCGCAGCGGCGGGCACAGCTACGCCGGGTACAGCGCGCCTGCCGGCGGGCTGGTGCTGGACGTCTCGCCGATGAACGCCGTGCGGGTGCGGCCGGACGGCACCGTGAGCATCGGCGCCGGCGCCAAACTCGCCGACGTCTACACCGCACTGGCCCGCGCCGGGCGTGCGCTGCCCGCCGGGTCCTGCCCCTCGGTGGGCATCGCCGGACTCACCCTCGGCGGCGGGATCGGCGTGCTGGCCCGGAAATTCGGCCTCACCTGCGACCACCTCCGCTCCGCCCAGGTGGTGCTGCCGGACGGCTCGCTGCGCACCGCCTCTGCCGATTCCGAGCAGGAGCTGTTCTGGGCGCTGCGCGGCGGCGGTGGCGGCAACCTGGCCGTCGTCACCCAGTTCGAGTTCGGCACCGTGCCCGCGCCGGGGCTGACCGTGTTCTCGCTGCGCTTCCCGGCCGGGTCCGGGGCCGCGGTGCTCGGCGCCTGGCAGGACTGGATCACCACCGCCGCGCCCGAGCTGTGGTCGATCTGCCACCTGCTCGGCGGCGCGCCCCCGGTGCCGGTGGTGGCCGGGTGCTACGTCGGCGGCGCGGCCGGGCTGAACCCGTTGCTGGACCGGCTGATCAGCGCCAGTGGAGCCCGTCCTGGCCAGCGGCTGGTGCAGCCCAAGGGCTACCTGGACGCGATGCGGCACTTCGCGGGCAGCGGCGGCGGCAGGCGCGAGGGCTTCGCCGCCGCCTCCCGGATCATGGAACACAAGATCACCGGCCTGGACCAGGTGGTCGGCCAGATCCAGGGCCGCAAGATGGACCTGCTCTTCGACGGCCTCGGCGGCGCGGTCGGCGACGTCGGCGTGGCCGACACCGCCTTCCCGCACCGCAAGGCCCTGGCCAGCGTGCAGATCTACGCCCCGGCCGAACGCGCCGACGCGGCCAGGCAGACCAGCGCGGTCACCGACGTGCAGACCGCGCTGCCCGGCCTGGTCGGCAAGGGCAGCTACGTCAACTACCTCGACCCGGCGCAGCGGGACTGGGCGCAGGCCTACTACGGCCCGAACCTGGCCCGGCTGCGCGCGGCCGCCGCCCGGTACGACCCGGACGGCGTGTTCCGCTTCGCCCAGGGACTCACCAGCTGA
- a CDS encoding FAD-dependent monooxygenase: MSAECVLVVGGGPVGLMGALLLARAGVPSIVLEAAPRRSAVGSRSICVQGDVLDILERVGLGQRVAEAGVTWHTGRTYYREHEVLTVRLPHRPGFPPFVNLPQTDLERLLDERVAAEPLITVHLAHKVVGLSQNRDSVEVTVAAPVGERTFRGSHCLAADGPRSLVRQLLDLPFQGYSFRDKFLIADICAPLTHAAERRFYFDPPANPGRQVLVHPQPNGRWRIDWQVPDDFDLTEQRANGGLETLVRSVVGDADYELEWASVYRFHQRCVPAMRIGRVLLAGDAAHVMSPFGARGLNSGIADAENAAWKIAFDRAGWGGPVLLHSYDAERRAAARENLRVTGETMRFLVPRTGAEQAYRRDVLERSVREAAARAKIDSGKLAEPFYYLDSPLTTPAQPTEISAFPRDPGEARPPLPGVLCPDAPLTGHGRLRPHFGPEFHLLTVASRPRIPKGPPVHVQPLEEASDGGALAEALRMPPGSAALVRPDGHLAAVLRAGDLGAGLVSALRRATGW, translated from the coding sequence ATGAGTGCGGAGTGTGTGCTCGTGGTCGGCGGCGGCCCGGTCGGACTGATGGGCGCGCTGCTCCTGGCCAGGGCCGGAGTGCCGAGCATCGTGCTGGAGGCGGCCCCCCGGCGCTCCGCCGTCGGCAGCCGGTCCATCTGCGTGCAGGGCGATGTGCTGGACATCCTGGAGCGGGTCGGGCTCGGCCAGCGGGTGGCCGAGGCCGGGGTCACCTGGCACACCGGCCGCACCTACTACCGCGAGCACGAGGTGCTCACCGTCCGACTGCCGCACCGGCCGGGCTTCCCGCCGTTCGTGAACCTGCCGCAGACCGACCTGGAACGGCTGCTGGACGAGCGGGTCGCGGCCGAGCCGCTGATCACCGTGCACCTGGCGCACAAGGTGGTCGGACTGAGCCAGAACCGGGACAGCGTCGAGGTCACCGTGGCCGCGCCGGTGGGCGAACGCACCTTCCGCGGCAGCCACTGCCTGGCCGCCGACGGCCCGCGCTCGCTGGTCCGCCAGCTGCTCGACCTGCCGTTCCAGGGCTACAGCTTCCGGGACAAGTTCCTCATCGCCGACATCTGCGCCCCGCTCACCCACGCCGCGGAACGCCGCTTCTACTTCGATCCGCCCGCCAACCCCGGCCGCCAGGTGCTGGTGCACCCGCAGCCCAACGGCCGCTGGCGGATCGACTGGCAGGTGCCGGATGACTTCGACCTGACCGAGCAGCGCGCCAACGGCGGGCTGGAGACGCTGGTCCGCTCGGTGGTCGGGGATGCCGACTACGAGCTGGAATGGGCCTCGGTCTACCGCTTCCACCAGCGCTGCGTGCCCGCGATGCGGATCGGCCGGGTGCTGCTGGCCGGGGACGCCGCGCACGTGATGAGCCCTTTCGGCGCGCGCGGGCTCAACTCCGGCATCGCGGACGCGGAGAACGCCGCCTGGAAGATCGCCTTCGACCGGGCAGGCTGGGGCGGACCGGTGCTGCTGCACTCCTACGACGCCGAACGCCGGGCAGCGGCCAGGGAGAACCTGCGGGTCACCGGCGAGACCATGCGCTTCCTGGTGCCGCGCACCGGTGCCGAGCAGGCCTACCGCCGGGACGTGCTGGAACGCAGTGTGCGCGAGGCCGCGGCCCGCGCCAAGATCGACTCCGGCAAGCTGGCCGAGCCCTTCTACTACCTGGACTCCCCGCTGACCACGCCCGCCCAGCCCACCGAGATCTCCGCCTTCCCGCGTGATCCCGGCGAGGCCAGGCCGCCCCTGCCCGGCGTGCTCTGCCCGGATGCCCCGCTGACCGGCCACGGGCGACTACGCCCGCACTTCGGCCCCGAGTTCCACCTGCTCACCGTGGCCTCCCGGCCGCGCATCCCCAAGGGCCCGCCGGTGCACGTGCAGCCGCTGGAGGAGGCATCCGACGGCGGCGCGCTGGCCGAGGCGCTGCGGATGCCGCCGGGCTCGGCCGCGCTGGTCCGGCCGGACGGTCACCTGGCCGCGGTGCTGCGGGCAGGGGACCTCGGCGCCGGGCTGGTCAGCGCGTTGCGTCGCGCGACCGGGTGGTGA
- a CDS encoding FAD-dependent oxidoreductase, with protein MTQLASNNDYDVVVIGSGFGGSVSALRLAEKGYRVAVLEAGRRFADEEFAKTSWDLKRFLWAPKFGCFGVQRIHLLRNVLILAGAGVGGGSLNYANTLYRPLKPFYRDPQWAHITDWEAELAPYYEQATRMLGVVPNPTTTPSDQVIKDVAEDMGVAGTYTTTPVGVFFDQPGKPAADPYFGGAGPERTGCTECGSCMTGCRVGAKNTLMKNYLYLAERKGAEVFPLTTVTGLRRREGGGWVIGTERTGSWLRKGRRTFTAAQVVLAAGTWGTQNLLHKLRDNGSLPDISGRLGQLTRTNSEAILGAKASKIDPSRDFTRGVAITSSFHPDEVTHIEPVRYGKGSNAMGLLQAPAVATMLRHPLLTLRNLSVRDWSQRTVILLVMQSLDNSITTFTRKTWLGRRKLTSKQGHGAPNPNSIPAGVKAAELAADKIDGIPGGAISEMFNIPMTAHFLGGCPIGLDAEHGVIDPYHRVHGYPGLSIVDGSAISANLGVNPSLTITAQAERALSLWPNKGERDIRPAQDAPYQRLAPIPPVSPAVPTAAPGALRLPIVS; from the coding sequence ATGACCCAACTCGCCAGTAACAACGACTACGACGTCGTGGTGATCGGTTCCGGCTTCGGTGGCAGCGTCTCGGCGCTGAGACTGGCCGAGAAGGGTTACCGGGTAGCGGTGCTGGAGGCGGGGCGCCGCTTCGCCGACGAGGAGTTCGCCAAGACCTCCTGGGACCTCAAGCGGTTCCTGTGGGCGCCGAAGTTCGGCTGCTTCGGCGTGCAGCGGATCCACCTGCTGCGCAACGTGCTGATCCTGGCCGGGGCCGGGGTCGGCGGCGGGTCGCTGAACTACGCGAACACGCTGTACCGGCCGCTCAAACCGTTCTACCGGGATCCGCAGTGGGCGCACATCACCGACTGGGAGGCCGAACTCGCGCCCTACTACGAGCAGGCCACCCGGATGCTCGGCGTGGTGCCGAACCCGACCACCACCCCGTCCGATCAGGTGATCAAGGACGTGGCCGAGGACATGGGCGTGGCGGGCACCTACACCACCACCCCGGTCGGCGTGTTCTTCGACCAGCCGGGCAAACCAGCGGCCGACCCGTACTTCGGCGGCGCCGGGCCCGAGCGCACCGGCTGCACCGAATGCGGCTCCTGCATGACCGGCTGCCGGGTCGGCGCGAAGAACACCCTGATGAAGAACTACCTCTACCTGGCCGAGCGCAAGGGCGCCGAGGTCTTCCCGCTGACCACGGTCACCGGGCTGCGCCGCCGGGAGGGCGGGGGCTGGGTGATCGGCACCGAGCGCACCGGGTCCTGGCTGCGCAAGGGCCGCCGGACCTTCACCGCCGCCCAGGTGGTGCTGGCCGCCGGCACCTGGGGCACCCAGAACCTGCTGCACAAGCTGCGGGACAACGGCTCGCTGCCGGACATCTCCGGCAGGCTGGGCCAGCTCACCAGGACCAACTCCGAGGCGATCCTGGGCGCCAAGGCGTCCAAGATCGATCCGAGCCGGGACTTCACCAGGGGCGTGGCGATCACCTCCTCCTTCCACCCGGACGAGGTCACCCACATCGAGCCGGTCCGCTATGGCAAGGGCAGCAACGCGATGGGCCTGCTGCAGGCCCCGGCGGTGGCCACCATGCTGCGGCACCCGCTGCTGACCCTGCGCAACCTCTCGGTGCGGGACTGGAGCCAGCGCACGGTGATCCTGCTGGTGATGCAGAGCCTGGACAACTCGATCACCACCTTCACCCGCAAGACCTGGCTGGGCAGGCGCAAGCTGACCTCCAAGCAGGGCCACGGCGCGCCCAACCCGAACTCGATCCCGGCCGGGGTCAAGGCAGCCGAGCTGGCTGCTGACAAGATCGACGGCATCCCGGGCGGGGCGATCAGCGAGATGTTCAACATCCCGATGACCGCGCATTTCCTCGGCGGCTGCCCGATCGGCCTGGACGCCGAGCACGGTGTGATCGACCCCTACCACCGGGTGCACGGCTACCCGGGGTTGTCCATCGTGGACGGCTCGGCCATCTCGGCGAACCTCGGGGTGAACCCCTCGCTGACCATCACCGCCCAGGCCGAGCGGGCGCTCTCGCTGTGGCCGAACAAGGGCGAGCGGGACATCCGCCCGGCCCAGGACGCCCCGTACCAGCGGCTCGCGCCCATCCCGCCGGTCAGTCCGGCGGTGCCGACGGCCGCGCCCGGCGCGCTCCGGCTGCCCATCGTCAGCTGA
- a CDS encoding GNAT family N-acetyltransferase: MTVREILAENDLVALAEFAAGDKELLDNGSDGAFDVDRDQREQLISFEAGHAVVVDQITGELVGDVSWHPVSYGPSYACTAWNFGIALLPSARGRGLGVAAQRLLVEHLFASTDLDRVEASTDVENRAEQRALEKAGLRREGVLRGAQLRDGARRDIVVYGMVRSDLPSS, encoded by the coding sequence GTGACGGTCAGGGAAATCCTGGCGGAGAACGACCTGGTCGCGCTGGCCGAGTTCGCGGCGGGGGACAAGGAGCTGCTGGACAACGGCAGCGACGGCGCCTTCGACGTGGACCGGGACCAGCGCGAGCAGCTGATCAGCTTCGAGGCCGGGCACGCGGTGGTGGTGGACCAGATCACCGGCGAGCTGGTCGGCGACGTCTCCTGGCACCCGGTCTCCTACGGCCCGTCCTACGCCTGCACGGCGTGGAACTTCGGCATCGCGCTGCTGCCCTCGGCCCGTGGCCGGGGGCTCGGCGTGGCCGCCCAGCGGCTGCTGGTCGAGCACCTGTTCGCCAGCACCGACCTGGACCGGGTGGAGGCGTCCACCGATGTGGAGAACCGGGCCGAGCAGCGCGCGCTGGAGAAGGCCGGGCTGCGCCGGGAGGGCGTGCTGCGCGGGGCCCAGCTCCGGGACGGGGCGCGCCGGGACATCGTGGTCTACGGGATGGTCCGATCGGATCTGCCTTCGTCTTAA
- a CDS encoding GuaB3 family IMP dehydrogenase-related protein: MRDQVEIGAGRTALRAYGLDDIEIVPSRRTRSSKDVSLDWRIDAYRFDIPLITHPTDAVVSPATAVRFGELGGLGVLNAEGVWARHANAEDALFRVVQAAEEEEDPAAAVRLLQELHAAPIRVDLLTEAIRTVRESGNTVAVRVSPQHAEELTPDLLAAGVEILIVQGTIISAEHVSRDGEPLNLKRFIADLDIPVIAGGVGDYRTAMHLMRTGAAGVIVGYGESHASTTNRVLGIGVPMATAIAEAAAARRDYLDETGGRYVHVIADGGLVYSGDIAKAIACGADAVMLGEALTEAQDLPGQGYYWTAAAAHPSLPRSDVAGYTSGHSLESVLFGPATSPFGTLNLFGALRRAMAKTGYSDLKEFQKVGLTVRT; this comes from the coding sequence GTGCGGGACCAGGTGGAGATCGGTGCCGGGCGCACCGCGTTGCGTGCCTACGGGCTTGACGACATCGAGATCGTGCCCTCCCGGCGCACCCGCTCCTCCAAGGACGTGTCGCTGGACTGGCGGATCGACGCCTACCGCTTCGACATCCCGCTGATCACCCACCCCACCGACGCGGTGGTCTCCCCGGCCACCGCGGTGCGTTTCGGTGAGCTGGGCGGGCTCGGCGTGCTCAACGCGGAGGGGGTGTGGGCCCGGCACGCCAACGCCGAGGACGCGCTCTTCCGCGTGGTGCAGGCGGCCGAGGAGGAAGAGGACCCGGCCGCCGCGGTGCGGCTGCTGCAGGAGCTGCACGCCGCGCCGATCCGGGTGGACCTGCTCACCGAGGCCATCCGGACCGTGCGCGAGTCCGGCAACACGGTGGCGGTGCGGGTCAGCCCGCAGCACGCCGAGGAGCTGACCCCCGACCTGCTGGCCGCGGGCGTGGAGATCCTCATCGTGCAGGGCACCATCATCTCCGCCGAGCACGTCTCGCGGGACGGCGAGCCGCTCAACCTCAAGCGGTTCATCGCCGACCTGGACATCCCGGTGATCGCCGGTGGGGTGGGCGACTACCGCACCGCGATGCACCTGATGCGCACCGGCGCGGCCGGGGTCATCGTCGGCTACGGCGAGTCGCACGCCAGCACCACCAACCGGGTGCTGGGCATCGGGGTGCCGATGGCCACCGCGATCGCCGAGGCCGCGGCCGCCCGCCGGGACTACCTGGACGAGACCGGCGGCCGGTACGTGCACGTGATCGCCGACGGCGGCCTGGTCTACTCCGGCGACATCGCCAAGGCCATCGCCTGCGGCGCGGACGCGGTGATGCTGGGCGAGGCGCTCACCGAGGCCCAGGACCTGCCCGGCCAGGGCTACTACTGGACCGCGGCCGCCGCGCACCCCTCGCTGCCGCGCAGCGACGTGGCCGGTTACACCAGCGGGCACAGCCTGGAGTCGGTCCTGTTCGGGCCTGCCACCAGCCCGTTCGGCACGCTGAACCTCTTCGGCGCGCTGCGCAGGGCGATGGCCAAGACCGGCTACTCCGACCTGAAGGAGTTCCAGAAGGTCGGCCTGACGGTGCGCACGTGA
- the guaB gene encoding IMP dehydrogenase translates to MTSELTAHGIPPKFAMLGLTFDDVLLLPAESDVVPGAVNTTSRLSRNITLRVPLVSSAMDTVTEARMAISMARQGGVGVLHRNLSVEEQAAQAEVVKRSEAGMVTDPVTCSPEDTLAEVDEKCRRFRISGLPVTDEQGRLVGIITNRDMRFEVDHTRPVREVMTQMPLVTAHVGVSAEAALGLLRRHKVEKLPIIDGDGKLRGLITVKDFVKTDQYPLATKDPDGRLVVGAAVGVGDDAYRRAMSLVDAGVDAIVVDSAHAHSRNVLDMVAKLKQELGESTDIIGGNVATRAGAQALVEAGADGVKVGVGPGSICTTRVVAGVGAPQITAIYEASLACAAAGVPVIGDGGIQYSGDIAKAIAAGASTVMLGSLLAGTAEAPGELILHNGKQYKTYRGMGSLGAMQSRGQAKSYSKDRYFQDDVLSEDKLVPEGIEGRIPFRGPLSNVVHQLVGGLRSGMGYAGAATITQLQQAQLVRITAAGLKESHPHDITMTVEAPNYTTR, encoded by the coding sequence ATGACCAGCGAGCTCACCGCTCACGGCATCCCGCCGAAGTTCGCCATGCTCGGCCTGACCTTCGACGACGTCCTCCTCTTGCCCGCCGAGTCCGACGTCGTGCCCGGCGCGGTCAACACCACCAGCCGCCTCTCCCGCAACATCACCCTGCGGGTACCGCTGGTCTCCTCCGCGATGGACACCGTCACCGAGGCCAGGATGGCCATCTCCATGGCCCGCCAGGGCGGGGTCGGCGTGTTGCACCGCAACCTCTCCGTCGAGGAGCAGGCCGCCCAGGCCGAGGTGGTCAAGCGCTCCGAGGCCGGCATGGTCACCGATCCGGTCACCTGCTCGCCGGAGGACACCCTGGCCGAGGTGGACGAGAAGTGCCGCCGCTTCCGCATCTCCGGCCTGCCGGTCACCGACGAGCAGGGCCGCCTGGTCGGCATCATCACCAACCGGGACATGCGCTTCGAGGTCGACCACACCCGCCCGGTGCGGGAGGTCATGACCCAGATGCCGCTGGTCACCGCGCACGTCGGCGTGTCGGCCGAGGCCGCGCTCGGCCTGCTGCGCAGGCACAAGGTGGAGAAGCTGCCGATCATCGACGGCGACGGCAAGCTGCGCGGGCTGATCACGGTCAAGGACTTCGTCAAGACCGACCAGTACCCGCTGGCCACCAAGGACCCGGACGGCCGCCTGGTGGTCGGCGCCGCGGTCGGTGTCGGCGATGACGCCTACCGCAGGGCGATGTCCCTGGTGGACGCGGGCGTGGACGCGATCGTGGTGGACTCCGCGCACGCGCACTCGCGCAACGTGCTGGACATGGTGGCCAAGCTCAAGCAGGAACTGGGCGAGTCCACCGACATCATCGGCGGCAACGTGGCTACCAGGGCCGGCGCGCAGGCGCTGGTCGAGGCGGGCGCGGACGGCGTGAAGGTCGGTGTCGGCCCCGGTTCCATCTGCACCACCCGGGTGGTCGCCGGCGTGGGCGCGCCGCAGATCACCGCGATCTACGAGGCATCGCTGGCCTGTGCCGCGGCCGGGGTCCCGGTCATCGGCGACGGCGGCATCCAGTACTCCGGCGACATCGCCAAGGCCATCGCGGCCGGGGCCAGCACGGTGATGCTGGGCAGCCTGCTCGCGGGCACCGCCGAGGCGCCGGGCGAGCTGATCCTGCACAACGGCAAGCAGTACAAGACCTACCGCGGCATGGGCTCGCTGGGCGCGATGCAGTCCCGCGGCCAGGCCAAGTCCTACTCCAAGGACCGCTACTTCCAGGACGACGTGCTCAGCGAGGACAAGCTGGTGCCAGAGGGCATCGAGGGCCGGATCCCCTTCCGCGGCCCGCTGTCCAACGTGGTGCACCAGCTCGTCGGCGGTCTGCGCTCGGGCATGGGTTACGCGGGCGCGGCCACCATCACCCAGCTCCAGCAGGCCCAGCTGGTCCGGATCACCGCGGCCGGGCTCAAGGAGAGCCACCCGCACGACATCACGATGACCGTGGAAGCGCCGAACTACACCACCCGCTGA